In Pseudovibrio brasiliensis, the following are encoded in one genomic region:
- a CDS encoding L-piperidine-6-carboxylate dehydrogenase yields the protein MTVGLDTVKFAEETIELMERMGVARAALEGGTLAATSPNTGETLAMIKEDSVEETSAAIGRAHDAFKEWRKLPAPRRGELVRLLGEELRTYKDDLGKLVSLEAGKITSEGLGEVQEMIDICDFAVGLSRQLYGLTIATERPGHRMMETWHPSGVVGVISAFNFPVAVWSWNAALAFVCGDSVVWKPSEKSPLTAMAVQALYERAAAKFGDDAPKGLLEVIQGGREIGETLVDDKRVPVISATGSTRMGRQVGPRVAQRFGKSILELGGNNAAIVTPSADLDLTLRGVAFSAMGTCGQRCTTLRRLITHDSVYDALIPRLIKAYASVKIGIPTEEGTLIGPLIDKDAFDNMQKSLEAAKAAGGTVHGGQRVMADEYPDAYYVQPAIVEMPGQVGPVLEETFAPILYVIRYTDFDDAIEIQNGVGAGLSSSVFTKDMGEAETFVSVVGSDCGIANVNIGPSGAEIGGAFGGEKETGGGREAGSDAWKAYMRRATNTINYSGALPLAQGVKFDVE from the coding sequence ATGACCGTAGGTCTGGATACCGTGAAATTCGCAGAAGAAACAATTGAACTCATGGAGCGTATGGGTGTTGCCCGCGCTGCATTGGAAGGTGGCACTCTGGCTGCAACCTCTCCAAACACCGGTGAAACACTGGCGATGATCAAGGAAGACAGCGTTGAGGAAACCTCCGCTGCGATTGGTCGTGCGCATGACGCTTTCAAAGAGTGGCGCAAGCTGCCTGCACCGCGCCGCGGTGAGCTGGTTCGCCTACTGGGTGAAGAACTTCGCACCTACAAAGACGACCTTGGCAAGTTGGTGAGCCTAGAAGCAGGTAAGATCACCTCTGAAGGTCTGGGTGAAGTCCAGGAAATGATCGACATCTGCGACTTTGCAGTTGGACTTTCCCGTCAGCTTTACGGCCTGACCATTGCGACCGAGCGTCCAGGTCACCGTATGATGGAAACCTGGCATCCATCCGGCGTTGTTGGCGTGATTTCCGCATTCAACTTCCCGGTTGCAGTCTGGTCCTGGAACGCAGCACTGGCATTTGTTTGTGGTGACTCTGTTGTCTGGAAGCCATCTGAAAAGTCTCCTCTGACAGCAATGGCTGTTCAGGCGCTTTATGAGCGTGCGGCTGCGAAGTTTGGTGATGATGCACCAAAAGGCCTGCTGGAAGTCATTCAGGGTGGTCGTGAAATCGGAGAAACTCTGGTCGACGACAAGCGCGTGCCAGTTATCTCCGCTACCGGTTCCACCCGCATGGGCCGTCAAGTTGGCCCGCGTGTTGCACAGCGCTTCGGCAAGTCCATCCTTGAGCTGGGCGGCAACAACGCAGCAATCGTGACCCCATCTGCTGATCTGGATCTGACCCTGCGCGGCGTAGCCTTCTCTGCAATGGGTACTTGTGGCCAGCGTTGCACCACTCTGCGCCGTCTGATCACGCATGACAGCGTTTATGATGCGCTGATCCCACGTCTGATCAAGGCATATGCTTCTGTGAAGATCGGCATTCCAACTGAAGAAGGCACGCTGATCGGTCCGCTCATCGACAAAGACGCATTCGACAACATGCAGAAGTCTCTGGAAGCAGCGAAAGCGGCTGGCGGTACCGTGCATGGTGGTCAGCGCGTGATGGCTGACGAATATCCGGATGCTTACTACGTTCAGCCAGCGATCGTTGAGATGCCAGGTCAGGTTGGTCCTGTTCTAGAAGAGACCTTTGCTCCGATCCTTTACGTCATTCGCTACACCGACTTTGATGATGCGATTGAGATTCAGAACGGTGTTGGTGCTGGACTGTCTTCTTCCGTCTTCACCAAAGACATGGGTGAAGCTGAAACCTTCGTTTCTGTTGTTGGCTCTGATTGCGGCATTGCAAACGTCAACATCGGTCCGTCCGGCGCTGAAATTGGCGGTGCATTCGGCGGTGAGAAGGAAACTGGTGGTGGCCGTGAAGCTGGCTCTGATGCCTGGAAGGCATACATGCGCCGCGCAACCAACACCATCAACTACTCCGGCGCTCTCCCATTGGCGCAGGGTGTGAAGTTTGACGTTGAATAA